Proteins encoded in a region of the Vicia villosa cultivar HV-30 ecotype Madison, WI linkage group LG5, Vvil1.0, whole genome shotgun sequence genome:
- the LOC131605078 gene encoding uncharacterized protein LOC131605078 — translation MYRPVERIAEINDEKELWKIAVRIHHRWNVVSNNKEHFEMIFVDKLGDDIHAVVPASHVSVFNEKCLLGHTYTVSNFKVVPYVLAFKASGHKYMTESCAKKQQISMVLHDHSNNMLNCTLWESYADQFITFNKDRVAISLPTVVLLQYAKVKEEGKYPLFVTNTYNVTLLCVDADFPVMKDFIERMLEESRVTLSDQLGGNSQLSSQNSENTQPNPVQKLLSKAVVLPIDEIIQLKDITFCATVATTKLLVASPFGWYYRACHMCQSIARGDKPPFECEAGHETMAEVLRYKIEIEVTHGGKSCNFVSWNRECKMLLGLSASQLRNTLIKDGITDPLDFPLALDQLLK, via the exons ATGTATAGGCCTGTTGAGAGAATAGCAGAGATCAACGATGAAAAAGAGCTTTGGAAGATTGCTGTTAGGATTCACCACAGGTGGAATGTTGTGTCTAACAACAAGGAACATTTTGAAATGATCTTTGTTGACAAATTG GGAGATGATATTCATGCTGTTGTTCCAGCATCGCATGTGTCGGTGTTCAACGAAAAATGCCTATTAGGGCATACCTATACTGTATCTAATTTTAAGGTCGTGCCTTATGTTCTGGCGTTCAAGGCATCAGGACACAAATATATG ACTGAGTCTTGTGCAAAGAAACAGCAAATTAGCATGGTGTTGCATGACCACAG CAACAACATGTTGAACTGTACTCTCTGGGAGTCATATGCGGACCAGTTCATCACGTTTAACAAAGATAGGGTTGCTATATCACTTCCTACAGTTGTGTTGCTTCAGTATGCCAAAGTGAAAGAAGAAG GAAAGTATCCTCTGTTTGTGACAAACACCTACAATGTGACCCTTTTATGTGTTGATGCTGATTTCCCTGTCATGAAAGACTTTATTGAAAG AATGCTTGAGGAGAGCAGAGTAACCCTGTCTGATCAACTCGGAGGAAATTCCCAATTATCCTCCCAGAATTCTGAAAATACTCAGCCGAATCCTGTGCAAAAATTGTTGTCCAAGGCTGTTGTTTTACCTATTGATGAGATTATTCAACTTAAGGAT ATTACATTTTGTGCTACTGTCGCTACAACAAAATTATTAGTCGCGTCTCCATTTGGATGGTACTACCGTGCCTGTCATATGTGTCAATCTATAGCACGTGGCGACAAACCCCCATTTGAGTGTGAAGCTGGTCATGAAACCATGGCTGAAGTCCTTAG GTATAAGATTGAGATTGAGGTTACTCATGGGGGTAAAAGTTGCAATTTTGTGTCATGGAACAGAGAATGTAAAATGCTCTTGGGTTTATCTGCGTCTCAACTTCGTAACACTCTGATCAAG GATGGAATTACTGATCCATTGGATTTCCCGTTAGCACTTGATCAGTTGTTGAAGTGA